Proteins found in one Streptococcus criceti HS-6 genomic segment:
- the fabG gene encoding 3-oxoacyl-ACP reductase FabG, with amino-acid sequence MFQLTDQIAVVTGGAKGIGRGIARVLIQQGAKVIILDRDQDAGQASAKALGADFYPFDVTDSDAIDQTFQMIREKYGRLDILCSNIGIYPQVKIAEMSEADWDLIQTVNLKGTFLVVKAATKIMQPQGYGRIVLTSSITGPITGYPGWAHYGSTKAGQLGFMRSAALEYAKDAITINAVQPGNVLTEGLQAQGQTYLDEMKKTVPTHTLGSPEDIGTAVAFLASKEAHYITGQTIVVDGGQILPESFDAIL; translated from the coding sequence ATGTTTCAACTGACTGACCAAATCGCTGTCGTGACTGGTGGAGCCAAGGGAATTGGTCGAGGTATTGCCAGAGTTTTAATCCAACAGGGAGCCAAGGTTATCATTCTTGATAGAGACCAAGATGCTGGTCAAGCTAGTGCCAAGGCTTTAGGCGCTGACTTTTATCCCTTTGATGTTACCGATAGCGACGCTATTGATCAAACCTTCCAAATGATTCGAGAAAAATACGGCAGGCTGGACATTCTCTGTTCCAATATTGGTATCTATCCCCAAGTCAAAATTGCTGAAATGAGCGAGGCTGACTGGGACCTGATTCAAACGGTCAATCTCAAGGGAACCTTCTTGGTGGTCAAGGCTGCTACTAAAATTATGCAACCCCAAGGCTATGGACGAATTGTTCTAACCTCGTCAATCACTGGCCCTATTACTGGCTATCCTGGCTGGGCCCACTACGGTTCAACCAAGGCTGGACAATTAGGCTTTATGCGGAGTGCTGCTCTGGAATACGCCAAGGATGCTATCACCATCAATGCCGTTCAACCTGGCAATGTCCTGACCGAGGGTCTGCAAGCTCAGGGACAGACCTATCTGGATGAAATGAAAAAGACCGTACCGACTCATACCCTAGGTTCCCCAGAAGACATTGGCACAGCCGTTGCTTTCTTAGCTTCTAAGGAAGCCCACTACATTACTGGTCAGACCATTGTTGTTGATGGAGGCCAAATCCTCCCAGAATCTTTTGATGCGATTCTGTAA
- a CDS encoding helix-turn-helix transcriptional regulator: MKLAVTRGLEDYLKTLGLDFSSLLHKATIPNKLRNEEIELTSLEYFRLLDELDRVLDEKEIRALSQIANLQLLVPAFFAALSAKNGLEALERFAHFKKLVGPIEVELMVTELSVSVHFSYALRQFDLPKLAVLNEQLLLLNLLKTGTGQSIQPILLESPFDYEEETLAEFGQLVQKSTYNQLVFARVDLDQPFITQNNIMWHYLEPELNKHLASLEGEKSFATYVQEELLSAIPAGNFLVEDIAQRLGLSSRTLQRNLKAENTSFKEQVQAVQKAMAVSYLQLNLSTEEIADLLGYTEVAAFSRAFKKWLGMTVTDYRKRLLVSE; the protein is encoded by the coding sequence ATGAAACTAGCAGTTACTCGAGGGCTAGAAGATTATCTGAAAACTCTAGGACTGGATTTTTCCAGCCTACTTCATAAAGCCACTATTCCCAATAAATTAAGAAACGAAGAAATTGAGTTGACCAGTTTAGAATACTTTCGTTTGCTGGACGAGCTCGACCGAGTGCTTGACGAAAAGGAAATTCGAGCCCTTAGCCAGATTGCCAATCTCCAGCTTTTAGTTCCCGCCTTTTTTGCAGCCTTATCGGCTAAAAATGGCCTAGAAGCCTTGGAGCGGTTTGCTCATTTTAAAAAGTTGGTTGGTCCCATTGAGGTGGAATTGATGGTGACGGAGCTATCAGTCTCTGTCCATTTTAGCTATGCTCTCAGGCAGTTCGACCTGCCGAAGCTTGCGGTACTTAATGAACAATTGCTCCTCTTAAATCTCCTAAAGACCGGAACAGGACAATCCATTCAACCCATTTTGCTTGAAAGCCCCTTTGATTATGAGGAGGAGACCCTAGCTGAATTTGGCCAACTAGTCCAAAAATCGACCTATAATCAGCTAGTCTTTGCTAGGGTTGATTTGGACCAACCTTTTATTACCCAAAATAATATCATGTGGCACTATCTAGAGCCAGAGCTCAACAAGCATTTGGCTAGCCTAGAGGGTGAGAAGTCTTTTGCCACTTATGTACAAGAGGAGCTCCTCTCCGCCATTCCGGCAGGCAACTTTCTTGTGGAAGATATCGCCCAACGTTTGGGTCTTAGCAGTCGGACTCTACAACGGAATTTAAAAGCGGAAAACACTTCGTTTAAGGAGCAGGTTCAGGCAGTCCAGAAGGCTATGGCAGTTTCGTATTTGCAATTGAACTTATCCACCGAAGAAATCGCAGATTTACTGGGTTATACCGAGGTTGCTGCCTTTAGTCGGGCTTTTAAAAAATGGCTGGGGATGACGGTGACTGACTATCGAAAAAGGCTACTGGTGAGTGAATGA
- a CDS encoding DUF3114 domain-containing protein has translation MLIGSKEFLQEWRIIKKEQTPRAALEFLLASLAMPEDLSGQLEENQALVAKFSPDLAPHDRFWADLTKQVRLAMKGRDFQEKTSFNRQLHQLRYVISSQQAQYVRQYYRKHGMSDQDALIAYLRANHLRPSLWDHARLHNKRQINAGDFHFPDQQESYNIKVLLQFRTEFIIDSQGNFLNEVDAEKVTANGIINGASFNYGNNNKSHFRLDVYPVSPHDPAFRNQATKGYRSPNRTGRIRLGRFWQERQTADFEKSFYNKKGGYAKEGQALISLVKQRKKVFKRALRDRK, from the coding sequence ATGCTCATTGGTTCAAAGGAATTTTTGCAGGAATGGCGGATCATAAAAAAGGAGCAGACGCCGCGAGCTGCTCTGGAATTTTTATTGGCTAGCTTGGCCATGCCAGAGGATCTCTCCGGTCAGTTGGAGGAAAATCAGGCCTTGGTCGCTAAATTTTCGCCTGATTTGGCTCCTCATGACCGTTTTTGGGCTGACCTAACTAAACAGGTTCGATTAGCCATGAAGGGGCGAGATTTTCAGGAGAAGACCAGCTTTAACCGCCAGCTCCACCAGCTCCGCTATGTCATTTCCAGTCAGCAGGCCCAGTATGTCCGTCAATATTACCGAAAACATGGCATGAGTGACCAGGATGCCCTGATTGCCTACCTGCGGGCCAATCATCTCAGGCCCAGCCTCTGGGACCATGCCAGATTGCACAATAAACGCCAGATCAATGCAGGTGATTTTCACTTTCCTGACCAGCAAGAATCCTATAATATCAAGGTTCTCCTCCAGTTTCGGACGGAATTTATCATCGATAGTCAAGGGAATTTTCTCAATGAAGTTGATGCCGAAAAGGTGACAGCCAATGGTATCATCAATGGGGCCAGTTTCAATTACGGCAACAATAACAAGAGTCATTTTCGTCTGGATGTTTATCCTGTCAGCCCTCATGACCCAGCCTTTCGTAATCAAGCTACCAAGGGCTACCGCTCTCCCAATCGGACGGGCAGGATTCGCTTGGGCAGGTTCTGGCAAGAGAGGCAAACAGCTGATTTCGAGAAGAGTTTTTACAATAAAAAAGGGGGCTATGCCAAGGAAGGTCAGGCCCTCATCAGCTTGGTCAAGCAACGGAAAAAAGTCTTCAAAAGGGCTTTGCGTGATAGGAAGTAG
- a CDS encoding DMT family transporter, giving the protein MSKTFKGTMITIAATLCWGFSGISGQYLMAQGISVNLLTSLRLIIAGLVLTGLAFIKDKATLTSLMSSGSNRVRLLIFAICGLLANQYAYRQAIHYTNAGTATVLQYISPVLVLAYVSLKGRTLPTFSESLSIFLAILGTFLIATHGHLASLAITPLGLFWGVLSAFTYTAYMIIPAKFIQSYGSLTVVGLGMLIGGLVFPIFTQAWRYRLPLNSLNLLALFGLIVVGAILAYTLFLKGISMVGPLKGSLLAAIEPVASVILEALILGQVFYQMDILGMLFIVLAVLIISLRDLIISRKKSL; this is encoded by the coding sequence ATGTCAAAAACGTTTAAAGGGACTATGATTACCATTGCCGCAACCCTGTGTTGGGGCTTTTCAGGTATTTCTGGTCAATATCTGATGGCTCAGGGGATTTCGGTCAATCTCCTTACCAGCCTGCGCTTGATTATAGCGGGTCTAGTCTTGACAGGACTGGCCTTCATTAAGGATAAGGCGACATTGACATCATTGATGTCCTCAGGCTCCAACCGAGTTCGTCTCTTGATTTTTGCCATTTGTGGTCTCCTAGCCAACCAGTATGCCTATCGACAAGCCATTCATTATACCAATGCAGGAACGGCAACGGTTCTCCAGTATATCTCGCCAGTCTTAGTTCTGGCCTATGTTAGCCTTAAGGGGCGGACCCTGCCGACATTTTCTGAAAGCTTATCTATTTTTCTGGCCATTTTGGGTACCTTTCTAATTGCGACCCATGGCCACTTAGCTAGTCTAGCCATCACCCCTCTTGGACTTTTCTGGGGTGTCCTCTCGGCCTTCACCTACACAGCTTACATGATTATTCCAGCCAAATTCATTCAAAGTTATGGAAGCTTGACCGTCGTTGGTCTGGGGATGTTAATTGGTGGTCTTGTCTTTCCTATTTTCACGCAAGCTTGGCGCTACCGTCTCCCCCTAAATAGCCTCAACCTGCTGGCACTCTTTGGTTTGATTGTCGTCGGGGCTATTTTGGCCTATACCCTCTTTCTTAAGGGCATCAGCATGGTTGGTCCCTTAAAGGGCAGTCTCCTCGCAGCTATTGAGCCAGTTGCCAGCGTTATCTTGGAAGCCCTAATTTTGGGGCAGGTCTTTTATCAGATGGATATTCTGGGCATGCTCTTCATTGTTCTAGCGGTACTTATCATTTCCCTACGAGACCTGATTATTTCTAGGAAAAAATCCTTATAA